Part of the Triticum urartu cultivar G1812 chromosome 2, Tu2.1, whole genome shotgun sequence genome, CTGAATCACGTCCAACAGAAAGGATTCATGGAGTGCACGATCCAATGGCAAGGTATCCGGTAGACGAATGACGCGGAACGTCTCATCTTCCAGGCTGAAGCAGACGCAGCCATTTCGATCATGCTCAAGATGGAACCTGTCGATGACCCAAAACAATCCACCGTTTACGAATTTCTCGGTTATCCACTCGACCACAGGGTAAGGCAAATCAGTCGTGGTTTCCCTCCAAGAAGTACATGCCTCACCATCACCAACAGTGAACACTTCCATCCCCATGCGGTAAACTTCTGTGAGAGGATCTTTGGAGCGGACGAATGCTCGGACTACCTTGTACTTGCCAGTGCGATGGTCCAAACCAAACCCCGTCGGGAGGAACATATGTTTGTACTGTGTTTTGGTACGGTTACTTGCAGGCAACGTCATTGTCTCCCTGGTGGCCGGATTGAAGAGGTAGAGCTTGGTGTTGGTAGGGAAGAGCACCAGACCGTCGCAGTGGGCAATGAGAGCGATTGAGCTGAACTCGCCGGGAAAGTCAGTTGCGTGCATCAGCCTTGTATCGGAGACACCTAGCCCTAGCTGCCACCGGTAGAAGCGGGTTTGGGTTGAGAAGGTGGTTGGCCACTCCTCAGCTTCGATAGTACTGTCCAAGGCGTGGGGAGTGATGAGCCACGATGGTTTCTGGTGCTCAAGGTGACTCCGGATGAACATGGGGTCGGAGATGGTTGCGCACCAGGCCTTGCTGAGAGACTTGAACCGCAGGAGGGACTTCACTGGCAGCCGAAAAAATATCTCGAGAACAAGCTCTTCCATCGACTCGGGGGGACATCTTGCCGCCTTCCTCTCCCTCTTCTTACAAGTCTTCAAGTTCATGGCGTACATGCAGCAAGAAACAGACTAGTGCGATTCTTGATAATAGCTCCGCGTTGTACAGCCTCCAAAACCGTGTCGGAGACTGTCCATAAATAAATATCCTTTTTTTCTTCAGTAATCTCTTGTTAGAACAAACGGAAGCTAGGCCCAATGACAGCCTGGTGAATCTTTTCTGGGCCGGGCGGCCCATTCAGTTATCGCCGCCCGTAACGCCAAAACGAAAAAACTCCCGCTCCCTTATCGCGCGGGCTCACCCTTTTTCCCGGGAACTTCGGAATTTGACTCTCCGAAGCAAAACCAAATCGGAGCCTCTTCCTCTGGGACACGCCCGTCGATCCCCGCCGCTCGCTTCCGCCCCACCTCCGCCATGGCCGACGAATCCGCCACCCAAAGCCAGGTACGCCTCGCCGCGAGGGTCTCCTCCTATCTCCGCTTCTTGGTTCTGTACCGCCGTTCCGTTTGCCGGCGCTGCGGCGCAATCGGTGCTTCGTCGGTCTCACCGGATTTCGCTGTTCTTGCAGGCCCGCGGGTGCAGCTCGTACCCCTTCTCGTTCCCTTCCCGTGGGTGCCCTCTGCTGCCCTGATGAATTTCCATTCTATGTTCTGTTCCAACGATTTTAGATCTCTGAAGCGTGCTCACGTTGTATTCGGTGTTTTTCGTCAGAGCCGCCGGACATCAAGAACTGGTTCTCGAGTTACCAGTACGAGTCGCCGGAGGTGCCGGAGCTGGCTGTTCACCCTCCTGCTGTCGACAACGGCAGCGAGACCCAAGACCCATTGGAGGTAAAGAATCTGCTGATCTGTCTTAACCAAATCCTACTGAAATTGCTTCTCTTGCTACCTTATCCCAATTGTATTCTTACCCATTATATTTGCTGAATTGTGCATGCTGGGATCCAGTTCCCGGTGGCTGGGCATTTCTTAAAGACGCCCCTGGGAATGGCGGCACTGATTTGAAGAGGGATTGTTTTGGGAGCCAAGCTGAGCATGCTGAGGCTTCTGCTACGAGAGATTTCCTTCCGATTGGTGGGAGCACTGTTGAACAGGGCACGAAAAGGAAGCAAAGCCTGCGGGGGCTGTTTGGTTTTCTGGATGACCATGAAGAGGGTACTCAAACTGAAAATCGGGTGGCGTCGCCTGTGCAGAGAAGTGCGGTGGATCCTCCGTGGAACCGCAACTGGGTAGGCTTACAGAATAGAAAGCGCAGCCATGAAGGCATGGTTGAACACAGCGAGCTACCAACGGATAGTGAGAGCACTTGTATAGCTGAAACTCAAACTGAAAGTCGAGTGGTGTTGCCTGTGCTGAGAAGTGCAATGGATCGTCCATGGGACTGCAACTGGATAGGCTTGCGGAATAGAAAGCGCATCCATGAAGGCGTAGTTGAACACAGCGAGCTGCCGATGGATAGTGAGAGCACCTGTGTAGCTGAAACTCAGACTGATAGTCGAGTGGTGTTGCCTGCGCTGAGAAGTGCAGTAGATCCTCTGTGCGACTGCAACTGGATAGGCTTAAGGAATAGAAAGCGCAGCCATGAAGGCGTAGATGAACACAGTGAGCTGCCGACAGATAGTGAGAGCACTTGTATAGCTGAAACTCAGACTGATAGTCGAGTGGTGTTGGGCTTAAGGAATAGAAAGCGCAGCCATGAAGGCGTAGCTGAACACAGCGAGCTGCTGATGGATAGCGAGGGCACTTGTGTAGCTGAAACTCAGTTAAACCCCCCGGGAGGTCAGGAGACCAAGCACAGTAAAGGTTCAGTTAATTGTGGTGGTACTAGTTTAGCAGCAGATAATGAAGAAGGTTTACCAGAAGATGGCACTGAAAGTAACCTGCCAGTTAATTTTCACAGTAAAGGCCTAGCAGATGCGGAGAAAACTAAGCAAAGTCTGCGAGGGTTGTTTGAAGCAGATTTTCTTGACAACCGTGACGAAGCTACTCAAACTGAAAGTCGGGTGGCGTCGTCTGTGCTGAGAAGTGCAGTAGATCCTCGTTGGGACTGCAACTGGATAGGCTTACGGAATAGAAAGCGCAGCCATGAAGGCGCAGTTGAATACAGCGAGCTGGTGACGGATAGTGAGGGCACTTGTATAGCTGAAACACAAGTAAACCCCCCAGGAGGTCAGCAGACCAACCCCAGCAAGCATCCAGTTAATTGTGGTGGTACTAGTTTAGCAGCAGGTACTGGCCTAGAAGATGGCATTGAACATAGCAACCTGCCAGTTAATTTTCCTAGTAAAGGCCTAGCGGGTAGTGAGAAGACTAAGTTAAGTCTGTGGAAATTGTTTGGATCAGGTTTTCTTGACGACGGTGATGAAGCTAATGAATCTGAAACTCGGGCTGTGTTGGCTGTACAGAGAAATGCAGTACAGCCTCTGACAAACTGCAACGCTGTAGGCTTACCTCATATTGAACAAACCCATGACGGTGCATCTGGATACAGTGAGCTACCGGCAGATTGTCACGCCATCAGTACAGGTGAAACTCAAGAAAATCCCCCATCAGGTCAGGTGATTGAACACAACAGGCTGCCTGTTTACTGTTGTAGTACGAGTTTAGCAGGGGATACTGAAGGTGGTTTTGTAGAAGATGGCATTGAGCGCACCAAAATGCCAGTCAATTCTCCTAATAAAGTCCTAGCTGACATTGAGAAAACTGCCACTGAACACTACATACCGCCTGTTAGTTCTGGTGGTATTGGTTCAGCTGTCACAAATGAAAGCTTTTCTGGAGATGAAATCAAGCGAAGCAAGCCTAAACTGGAGCATAAGAAAACAGAAGGAACAGCCGTGGCCGATGGTTTCGTTGCCATCAGGACAAAGGTGAAGCCAGCAGAGAAATGCAGGACAAGCAAAATTCCTAAGGTCTCAACAGGAAGAGAGAATACAACATTGCAAGAGAACCGCCGCATTTTGGGGACTACTGCTTTGGGCCAAGGTAGCACTAGAAGCCCCTTGTCAGATAGGACCAATATTTCAGAAGTTGCAGGAGCTCCAGCACAGGAGGTCAGCGGGAAATGGAAGTGCCCTCGCAAGGGCAAGCCCTACGTTGGCCCTCCGATGAAACAGCTGCGGTTGGAACAATGGGTGCGCCGAGTGTAACAGTTTAAGATTGTTAGCTTTGGTAAGGAGAGTTTGCATCAGGGCGAAGCCTGGAGTTTTCACCTGAAAAATCCGGTGACATGTTCAGCTTTGGTATTCCTACCCAGCCTGCTGTAGAAGTGCATCTGCTTTGCATCCATCAGAAGATCCTTCACACCTGCTGCTACATTCAtctctctgttatggtgtcgtggTACGTGCAGCTGACTGAATCTACTAAACAGAGTGCAGAACTTGACATCAGGCGTTCAGTTGTGATTGAACTAGTTTATGCTCTTTTAAGCGTTGTGAATTGGGATCTGTTGAACATGTATTACTAGCTGTTATTCAGCCTTCAAAGTGACACGGCATAATATGGTGCTCCCACCATGATTGACCAGTAAATTTTGTTGGTGGAAAATAAATAATGATCTGTTTCTTTTGTTGTTAAGAACCAGTTCTATTAATTATGAAATATACAAGCAACTAGATCAGAGAGGCGCATGTTGCTGTGCGCCTGTGCCCATCCCTCTATGGATATGAATTATGGAAGGATTACATGATAAAAATGTTATAGGAAGAGTGGTATGGTAGATCAAATTCCAACACTTTTATTTGGCAAAACAAAGTGAGTCCATTATAATGTAGGATAACTCAGTAGAAGAACAGCCTCCAGCCTCTTGAGAAGAGTCGTGTGTTTAATATATAGCCATGCGCTACCTCTTCCTGCCGTATCTAGAAACTCTGAGCAAATGATGAAGAATGTTATGCAcctctttttttcctttctttgAGGCAAACAGCGGAGGGCGATCGCCCACCTGAACATGGATGATTACAACAACATAGGCTcacagagagagagaagagggcgACAATCAACGTGGGGGCCCTTGCACACCTAAAGCCGAACGTGCTGCTCGGCCATTACAAACATTTCTGAAAATCCAGAGACCGAACGGTCTTTGAGGGGATCCGTAGTAGTATGATTGCATATATCAATATCAGGTTTGTGATTACTGAATGAGCGTCCTCCCGGCAAGGGGATCTGTCGTAGTTGCAGAGTCGGGCTTTGACCTACTGTTTCGGCTAAAAAGAAAATCAAAAAGGGTCAAGAACAAAAATAGAGTGGATAAAAGTACTCTCTCCGTTTTTATTCTCTGCATATTAGAGTTGAGtgaagtcaaacttcgtaaagtttgaccaaatttataggaaataatataaatatttaagataacaaatctatatgatgtgaaagtacgTTCAAtagtgaatctaatggtattgatttgttactatacatgttaatatttttgtctataaactttgtcaaagtttatAAAGCTTGattttgaccaaagctaatatacagagtaaataaaaacagagaaaGTATGTTTTTATTTGGTTACAAGTAACGACCAGATACAAAACGGACAAGAGGTTTGAGGCCTAGCGATCCCTACGTCACATCGATCTGCACATCGAAGATAGTAACCTGATGCTCGATCGGCTGCCATGCAAAGACACGACGCTCATCTCTCTATGGCGGGGAACAATGTGTGTTATGATCGTGACTTTTCGGGCACCCGTTGGCCCCCTTCTCCTCCAGCTGAGATAGCATGCGTCCGCGCCAACACATCGGCGACGGCAGCACAATGTCGATGGAGCCGCCGGCGGAGGGCTCCCAGGCGCGCACCTGATCGCCTTGCAAcggcctcgccgccgcccgggcCGATGAGCCGGGCGTCGTGGCCATGAGAACCAACAGCATGGTCACCACAAGCTTGCGCATCATCGTCGGCATGGAGATCGAGATGAGATGACACTCACAGCGTTGTCTCCGTTGAGCTGTTGCTTGTGTGTGCTGCGTGTGAGAGCCGTAAGCTTCTGCTGCAAGGTCTGGTCGGCTATTTATAAGGGGTTGGATGACAAGCTAGCTCATGTGTCATGCTCTCATGCATGGCAGCTTTGCCAGATTTTGCATGAATATATTCGCACGAGCTTGAAGCGGCTGGCAATCTGGCTCCAATTTTTCTACGGCGGATTTTGCTTTCGGCCGCTTCGTCTCTGCCGTGATCGCGCCACTCACCAAGTCACGGCCCTGCATGTGTGCATGGACGGACGACGAACCGAGCGTGGGCGCAACGCATGCGTTGTGTTCCAAGCGAACACAAAAAGTGGAGGTAATACCGGTACATATGGCCGCCCCTGGTTGTACACAACCCTAGCACGGTGGTACCACGTGACAGTTTTCCTACGTTGAAAAGCAGAAAGTTCCGAGAAAAAGAGCATATTTGTCTCGTCCAAGAAAATCCAACGGAAATCTCAACCAGCTTTGCAAAATCAAAGAGGAGGGTAGCTCCATGCAGGAGCTACAATTAATATAACTAGATACCTCACGTGTTGCTGCAATACTTTCGTTAAAAAATGCGTAAATGGTTGCCAAAAAAATAACTAATCCTAATGAAAAGAAAATATAGGCTTGAAAATCAATACAAAAAGTCTCTAAAAATAGAGTATAAATTTTTGAATTACTGTTAAAAACATCATTTCGAAAAAAAATGTGAAGGATGACTAACATGCATGTATGATGTGAATGCAAAAATAATTGTAATTTGTAAGTTCGCTTATGTGGCAGATTTTGCATAGGTTAGTGGCAGAGAATACTTAAATGCATGACCTTAGTGGAGACATTAGCTTATGTGGCAGATTTTGCATGACTTAGTAGGAGAGAAGACTTAAATGCATGGCCTTAGTAGAGACATTCACTTATGTGACAGATTTTACATGGCTTAGTGAGAGAGAAAACTCAAATGCAtattctgttggaaatatgccctagaggcaataataaattggtcattattatatttccttattcatgataatcgtttattatccatgctagaattgtattgataggaaactcagatacatgtgtggatacatagacaacaccatgtccctagtaagcctctagttgactagctcgttgatcaatagatggttacggtttcctgaccatggacattggatatcgttgataacgggatcacatcattaggagaatgatgtgatggacaagacccaatcctaagcctagcacaagatcatgtagttcgtatgctaaaacttttctaatgtcaagtatcatttccttagaccatgagattgtacaactcccggataccgtaggagtgctttgggtgtgccaaacgtcacagcgtaactgggtggctataaaggtacactacaggtatctccgaaagtgtctgttgggttggcacgaatcgagactgggatttgtcactccgtgtaaacggagaggtatctctgggcccactcggtaggacatcatcataatgtgcacaatgtgatcaaggagttgatcacgggatgatgtgttacgaaacgagtaaagagacttgccggtaacgagattgaacaaggtatcgggataccgacgatcgaatctcgggcaagtatcgtaccactagacaaagggaattgtatacgggattgattaagtccttgacatcgtggttcatccaatgagatcatcgtggaacatgtgggagccagcatgggtatccagatcccgctgttggttattgaccggagagtcatctcggtcatgtctgcatgtcttccgaacccgtagggtctacacacttaaggttcgatgacactagggttatagggaatagatatacgtggttaccgaatgttgttcggagtcccggatgagatcccggacgtcacgaggagttccggaatggtccggaggtaaagacttatatatgggaagtcctattttggtcgccggaaaagtttcgggttttatcgataatgtaccaggaccaccgggagggtcccggaggtccaccaagtggggccaccagccccggagggctgcatgggccaagtgtgggaggggaccagccccaggtgggctggtacgcccccccacaagggcccaaggcgcctaaggggaggagggggggggggcaaaccctaagggcagatgggccttagggcccatgcctggtgcgcctccctctcccctccacctggccgccacctagatgggatctgggggctgccgccacccctagggagggaaccctaggtgggggcgcagcccctcccctccccctatatatacttgaggtttgggctgcccaagacacacgagttcttgatctctccctggcgcagccctacctctatttctcctcatatctcgcggtgcttggcgaagccctgctggatcaccacgctcctccaccaccaccacgccgttgtgttgctgctggatggagtcttcctcaacctctccctctctccttgctggatcaaggcatgggagacttcaccgggctgtacgtgtgttgaacgcggaggtgccgtccgttcggcactaggatctccggtgatttggatcacgacgagtacgactccttcaaccctgttcacttgaacgcttccgcttagcgatctacaagggtatgtagatgcactctccttcccctcgttgctggtttctccatagatagatcttggtgacacatagaaaaattttgaatttttgctacgttccccaacagtggcatcatgagctaggtctatgcgtagttactatgcacgagtagaacacaaagtagttgtgggcgtcgatattgtcaattatcttgccgttactagtcttatcttgattcggcggcatcgtgggatgaagcggcccggaccaaccttacacgtacgcttacgtgagaccggttccaccgactgacatgcactagttgcataaggtggctggcgggtgtctgtctctcccactttagtcggatcggattcgatgaaaagggtccttatgaagggtaaatagcaattggcatatcacgttgtggtttttgcgtaggtaagaaacgttcttgctagaaacccatagcagccacgtaaaacacgcaaacaacaattagaggacgtctaacttgtttttgcagggtatgctatgtgatgtgatatggccaagaagaatgtgatgaatgatatgtgatgtatgagattgatcatgttcttgtaataggaatcacgacttgcatgtcgatgagtatgacaaccggcaggagccataggagttgtctttatttattgtatgacctgcgtgtcattgtacaacgccatgtaattactttactttattgctaaccggtagccatagtagtagaagtaataagttggcgagacaacttcatggagacacaatgatggggatcatgatgatggagatcatggtgtcatgccgacgacaaacgatgatcatggagccctgaagatggagatcaaaaggagcaaaaatgatattggccatatcatgtcactttttgattgcatgtgatgtttatcatgtttatacatcttatttgcttagaacgacagtagtaaataagatgatccctcattaaaatttcaagaaagtgttccccctaactgtgcaccgttgcgaaaattcgtcgtttcgaagcaccacgtgatgatcgggtgtgatagattcttacgttcacatacaacgggtgtaagccagatttacacacgcgaaacacttaggttgacttgacgagcctagcatgtacagacatggcctcggaacacaagagaccgaaagatcgagcatgagtcgtatggtagatacgatcaacatgaagatgttcaccgatgatgactagtccgtctcacgtgatgatcggacacggcctagttgactcggatcatgtaatcacttagatgactagagggatgtctatctgagtgggagttcataagatgaacttaattattctgaacatagtcaaaaggtcttcgcaaattatgtcgtggctcgcgctttaattctactgtttagatatgttcctagagaaaatttagttgaaagttgatagtagcaattatgcggactacgtccgtaaactgaggattgtcctcattgcttcatagaaggcttatgtccttaatgcaccgcccAGTGTgatgaacctcgaacgtcgtctgtggatgttgcgaacatctgacatacacattttgataactacgtgatagttcagttaaatggtttagagttgaggcatcgaagacgttttgaaacgtcacgaaacatatgagatgtttcgagggctgaaattgggatttcaggttcgtgcccacgtcaagaggtataagacctccgacgattttcttagcctgcaaactaagggagaaaagctcaattgttgagcttgtgctcagattgtctgagtacaacaatcatttgaatcgagtgggagttgatcttccagatgagatagtgatgtttctccgaagtcattaccaccaagctgctagagcttcgtgatgaactataatatatcagggacatatatgatgatccttgagatattcgcgatgtttgacaccacaaaagtagaaatcaagaaggagc contains:
- the LOC125541605 gene encoding LOW QUALITY PROTEIN: uncharacterized protein LOC125541605 (The sequence of the model RefSeq protein was modified relative to this genomic sequence to represent the inferred CDS: deleted 2 bases in 1 codon) → MADESATQSQARGCSSYPFSFPSQPPDIKNWFSSYQYESPEVPELAVHPPAVDNGSETQDPLEFPVAGFLKDAPGNGGTDLKRDCFGSQAEHAEASATRDFLPIGGSTVEQGTKRKQSLRGLFGFLDDHEEGTQTENRVASPVQRSAVDPPWNRNWVGLQNRKRSHEGMVEHSELPTDSESTCIAETQTESRVVLPVLRSAMDRPWDCNWIGLRNRKRIHEGVVEHSELPMDSESTCVAETQTDSRVVLPALRSAVDPLCDCNWIGLRNRKRSHEGVDEHSELPTDSESTCIAETQTDSRVVLGLRNRKRSHEGVAEHSELLMDSEGTCVAETQLNPPGGQETKHSKGSVNCGGTSLAADNEEGLPEDGTESNLPVNFHSKGLADAEKTKQSLRGLFEADFLDNRDEATQTESRVASSVLRSAVDPRWDCNWIGLRNRKRSHEGAVEYSELVTDSEGTCIAETQVNPPGGQQTNPSKHPVNCGGTSLAAGTGLEDGIEHSNLPVNFPSKGLAGSEKTKLSLWKLFGSGFLDDGDEANESETRAVLAVQRNAVQPLTNCNAVGLPHIEQTHDGASGYSELPADCHAISTGETQENPPSGQVIEHNRLPVYCCSTSLAGDTEGGFVEDGIERTKMPVNSPNKVLADIEKTATEHYIPPVSSGGIGSAVTNESFSGDEIKRSKPKLEHKKTEGTAVADGFVAIRTKVKPAEKCRTSKIPKVSTGRENTTLQENRRILGTTALGQGSTRSPLSDRTNISEVAGAPAQEVSGKWKCPRKGKPYVGPPMKQLRLEQWVRRV